The proteins below are encoded in one region of Saccopteryx leptura isolate mSacLep1 chromosome 1, mSacLep1_pri_phased_curated, whole genome shotgun sequence:
- the CCDC159 gene encoding coiled-coil domain-containing protein 159: MRWCPHRIKFQHHSWGLASRSLMGEHEQVKPLETSSSKVKVKSTMMIPDTQKLLRCELESLKNQLQAQTKAFEFLNHSVTMLEKESCLQQIKIQQLEELLSPTSLQTEKEGQKWGTEQGRQELYGALAQGLQELKKTLRDSEGVQWARTSHCLQLLAQEIRDSKKFLWEELELVREEVTFIYQKLEAQEEEITENLMNIQKMQKTQVKCRKVLTKMKQQGCETSNWMETEEMPSGGNGSWRNDLQKELSDIWSAVHNLQNSFDGLNMSSGAHLRAASLRGYKGHRCLSPLITSWDSDSDSDQDPSQPPLSKSRSFPSA; this comes from the exons ATGCGATGGTGTCCCCACAGGATCAAATTTCAGCATCACAGCTGGGGACTGGCTTCGCGGTCCCTAATGGGAGAGCATGAACAGGTG AAACCGTTGGAGACCAGCTCTTCCAAAGTTAAAG TTAAGTCCACCATGATGATTCCTGACACCCAGAAGCTCCTGCGATGCGAACTGGAGTCACTCAAGAACCAGCTACAGGCCCAAACAAAG GCTTTTGAGTTCCTAAATCACTCAGTGACCATGTTGGAGAAGGAAAGCTGCCTGCAACAAATCAAGATTCAACAGCTTGAAG AACTGCTGAGCCCCACAAGCCtccagacagagaaggagggacaAAAGTGGGGCACGGAGCAGGGACGGCAGGAGCTTTATGGAGCCCTGGCTCAAGGCCTGCAGGAGCTGAAGAAGACCCTGCGGGACAGTGAGGGGGTGCAGTGGGCCCGCACTAGCCACTGCCTGCAGCTGCTGGCCCAGGAGATCAGAGACAG CAAGAAATtcctgtgggaggagctggagctggtTCGGGAGGAGGTGACCTTCATCTATCAGAAGCTTG AGGCACAGGAGGAGGAGATCACTGAGAACCTGATGAACATTCAGaagatgcagaagactcaggtgaAGTGCCGTAAG GTCCTGACCAAGATGAAGCAGCAGGGGTGTGAGACATCCAACTGGATGGAGACAGAGGAGATGCCATCAGGAGGCAATGGCTCTTGGAGGAATGACCTCCAGAAGGAGCTGAGTGACATATG GTCTGCTGTGCACAATCTGCAGAACTCCTTTGATGGCCTCAACATGTCCTCAGGGGCCCATCTCAGAGCTGCAAGCCTCAGGG GCTACAAGGGGCATCGATGCCTAAGCCCTCTAATTACCTCCTGGGACTCGGACTCCGATTCTGACCAGGACCCTTCCCAGCCACCACTCAGCAAAAGCCGCTCCTTCCCATCAG CTTGA
- the TMEM205 gene encoding transmembrane protein 205, whose product MMEGGNPGSLTKVVHLLVLSGAWGMQMWVTFISGFLLFRGLPRHTFGLVQSKLFPFYFHISMGCAFVNFCILVPQRTWAQLTFWEASQLCLLFLSLTLATINARWLGPCTTAAMWALQTVEKKQGLGGEVPGRHQGPDPYHQLRDKDPKYSALRQIFFRYHGLSSICNLGCLLSNGLCLAGLALGLRSL is encoded by the exons ATGATGGAAGGCGGGAACCCTGGAAGCCTGACTAAGGTAGTCCATCTACTGGTCTTGTCCGGAGCCTGGGGCATGCAAATGTGGGTGACATTCATCTCAG GCTTCCTGCTATTCCGCGGCCTTCCCCGACATACCTTTGGTCTTGTGCAGAGCAAACTTTTCCCTTTCTACTTTCACATCTCCATGGGCTGTGCCTTTGTAAACTTCTGCATCTTGGTTCCACAACGTACCTGGGCTCAGCTCACGTTCTGGGAGGCCAGCCAG CTCTGCCTGCTGTTCCTGAGCCTTACGCTTGCCACCATCAATGCCCGTTGGCTGGGGCCCTGCACCACAGCTGCCATGTGGGCCCTGCAGACCGTGGAGAAGAAGCAGGGCCTGGGTGGGGAGGTGCCAGGCCGCCACCAGGGCCCTGACCCTTACCACCAGCTGCGGGACAAGGACCCCAAGTACAGTGCCCTCCGCCAGATCTTCTTTCGCTACCATGGCCTGTCCTCTATTTGCAATCTGGGCTGCCTCCTGAGCAATGGGCTCTGTCTTGCTGGCCTTGCCTTGGGCCTCAGGAGCCTCTAG